A portion of the Mycobacterium paraseoulense genome contains these proteins:
- a CDS encoding trans-aconitate 2-methyltransferase, which produces MWDPDVYLAFADHRNRPFYDLLSRVGAERARRVVDLGCGPGHLTKYLSRRWPDAVIEAVDTSPEMVAAAKERGIDAVIGDLRDWKPKPDTDVVVSNAALHWVPEHAELLVRWADELQAGSWIAVQIPGNFETPSHATVRTLARREPYAKVMRDIPFRVGAVVQPPIHYANLLLDAGCRVDVWETTYLHQLTGDNPVLEWITGTALVPVRERLSAEDWERFRAELIPLLDDAYPPRADGTTIFPFRRVFIVAEVGGSRRSTG; this is translated from the coding sequence ATGTGGGATCCCGATGTCTACCTGGCCTTTGCGGATCATCGCAACCGGCCCTTCTACGATCTGCTGTCCCGGGTGGGTGCCGAGCGGGCCCGGCGGGTCGTCGATCTCGGTTGCGGGCCCGGCCACCTGACCAAGTACCTGTCCCGGCGCTGGCCGGACGCGGTGATCGAGGCCGTGGACACCTCGCCGGAGATGGTCGCCGCCGCCAAGGAACGCGGCATCGACGCCGTCATCGGCGACTTGCGGGACTGGAAGCCCAAGCCCGACACCGACGTCGTGGTCAGCAACGCCGCCCTGCACTGGGTGCCCGAGCACGCCGAGCTGCTCGTCCGCTGGGCGGATGAACTGCAAGCCGGATCGTGGATCGCCGTCCAGATCCCGGGCAATTTCGAGACGCCGTCACACGCCACGGTGCGCACGCTGGCCCGGCGGGAGCCCTACGCAAAAGTGATGCGCGACATACCGTTTCGCGTCGGTGCGGTGGTGCAGCCGCCGATCCACTACGCCAACCTGTTGCTGGACGCCGGGTGCAGGGTCGACGTCTGGGAGACCACCTACCTGCACCAGCTGACCGGTGACAACCCGGTGCTGGAGTGGATCACCGGGACGGCCCTGGTTCCGGTGCGCGAGCGGCTGAGCGCCGAAGACTGGGAGCGGTTCCGGGCGGAACTCATCCCGCTGCTGGACGACGCCTACCCGCCCCGGGCCGACGGCACCACGATCTTCCCGTTCCGCCGGGTGTTCATCGTCGCCGAGGTGGGCGGCTCGCGGCGCTCGACGGGCTAA
- a CDS encoding sulfatase family protein — translation MTELAPGEAAGRKNNVLIVHWHDLGRYLGVYGRPDVSSPRLDRLAAEGILFTRAHATAPLCSPSRGSLFTGRYPQSNGLIGLAHHGWEYRSGVRTLPEILTDAGWYSALFGMQHETSHPQRLGFDEFDVSNSYCEYVVERASDWLRGSTENLAGQPFLLTAGFFETHRPYPRDRYQPADGARVDPPDYLPDTPEVRDDLASFYGSIATADAAVGRLLDTLAETGLDATTWVVFFTDHGPAFPRAKSTLYDAGTGIGMIIRPPGGRAVTPRVYDELFSGVDLLPTLLGLLGLEVPPDVDGVSHASALLEPDPDAAPVRDHVYATKTYHDSFDPIRAIRTKDYSYIENYAARALLDLPLDIEESPSGHAVAPFITGPRPRRELYDLRADPTETTNLLAGVDAHADEVAADLAVRLHDWRRRTGDVIPSEFAGTRIAARYTETYLHIHRSNPSARSAIAADRGVEGQASG, via the coding sequence GTGACGGAATTGGCGCCGGGCGAAGCAGCGGGCCGCAAAAACAACGTGCTGATCGTGCACTGGCACGACCTGGGGCGTTATCTCGGCGTCTACGGCCGCCCCGACGTCAGCAGCCCCCGGCTGGACCGCCTTGCCGCCGAGGGCATCCTGTTCACCCGGGCGCACGCCACGGCGCCGCTGTGCTCGCCCTCGCGCGGATCGCTGTTCACCGGGCGTTACCCGCAGAGCAACGGCCTGATCGGGCTTGCGCACCACGGCTGGGAATACCGCAGTGGCGTGCGCACCCTCCCCGAGATACTGACCGACGCGGGTTGGTATTCGGCGCTTTTCGGGATGCAGCACGAGACGTCCCATCCGCAGCGGCTGGGCTTCGACGAGTTCGACGTGTCGAACTCGTACTGCGAGTACGTGGTGGAGCGGGCCTCCGACTGGCTGCGCGGCAGCACCGAGAACCTCGCGGGCCAGCCGTTCCTGCTGACCGCCGGGTTCTTCGAGACGCACCGGCCCTACCCGAGGGACCGCTACCAGCCGGCGGACGGCGCGCGGGTCGACCCCCCCGATTACCTGCCCGACACCCCCGAGGTGCGCGACGACCTCGCCAGCTTCTACGGGTCGATCGCGACGGCCGATGCCGCCGTGGGCCGGTTGCTGGACACGCTGGCCGAAACCGGATTGGACGCCACCACCTGGGTGGTGTTCTTCACCGATCACGGCCCGGCGTTCCCCCGGGCCAAATCCACGCTCTACGACGCGGGAACCGGCATCGGCATGATCATCCGGCCCCCCGGCGGCCGGGCCGTGACCCCGCGGGTCTACGACGAACTGTTCAGCGGTGTGGACCTGCTTCCGACGCTGCTGGGCCTGCTGGGTCTCGAGGTTCCCCCGGACGTGGACGGGGTCTCGCACGCGAGCGCCCTCCTGGAGCCCGACCCGGACGCGGCGCCGGTGCGGGACCACGTCTACGCGACGAAGACCTATCACGACTCGTTCGATCCCATCCGCGCGATCCGCACCAAGGACTACAGCTACATCGAGAACTACGCGGCCCGGGCCCTGCTCGACCTGCCGTTGGATATCGAGGAAAGCCCGTCCGGGCACGCCGTGGCGCCGTTCATCACCGGCCCGCGCCCGAGACGCGAGCTCTACGACCTGCGCGCCGACCCGACCGAGACCACCAACCTGCTGGCCGGTGTCGACGCGCACGCCGACGAGGTCGCCGCCGATTTGGCTGTGCGGCTTCATGATTGGCGGCGGCGCACGGGCGACGTCATCCCGTCGGAGTTCGCCGGCACCCGCATCGCGGCGCGTTACACCGAGACGTACCTGCACATTCACCGGTCGAACCCGAGCGCCCGGTCGGCGATCGCGGCCGACCGGGGCGTCGAGGGACAGGCGAGCGGTTAG
- the bluB gene encoding 5,6-dimethylbenzimidazole synthase: MTPVSDEAFSPQERRAVYRVISERRDMRRFVPGGVVGEDVLARLLQAAHAAPSVGLMQPWRFIRITDDSLRRRIHALVDEERPRTAAALGARGEEFLALKVEGILECAELLVVALGDDREKHVFGRRTLPQMDLASVSCAIQNLWLAARSEGLGMGWVSLFDPHRLAALLEMPAGAEPVAILCLGPVPEFPDRPALELDGWAVARPLSEFVCENRWTQHTRTADS, encoded by the coding sequence ATGACTCCCGTGAGCGACGAGGCCTTCAGCCCGCAGGAACGGCGGGCCGTCTATCGGGTGATCTCGGAGCGGCGGGACATGCGCCGCTTCGTCCCCGGCGGCGTGGTGGGCGAGGACGTGCTGGCACGCCTGCTGCAGGCCGCCCATGCGGCGCCCAGCGTCGGCCTGATGCAGCCGTGGCGGTTCATCCGGATCACCGATGACTCACTGCGGCGGCGCATCCATGCGCTCGTCGACGAAGAGCGACCCCGCACCGCCGCGGCGCTCGGCGCGCGGGGCGAGGAGTTTCTTGCCCTGAAAGTCGAAGGCATCCTCGAGTGCGCCGAACTGCTGGTGGTGGCGCTGGGCGACGATCGCGAGAAGCATGTATTCGGCCGGCGGACGCTACCGCAGATGGATCTCGCGTCGGTGTCGTGCGCGATTCAGAATCTGTGGCTGGCGGCCCGCTCGGAAGGCCTTGGCATGGGCTGGGTTTCGCTGTTCGATCCGCACCGGTTGGCGGCGCTGCTCGAGATGCCCGCCGGGGCGGAGCCGGTGGCCATCCTGTGCCTGGGTCCGGTGCCCGAATTCCCCGATCGCCCGGCGCTGGAGCTGGACGGTTGGGCCGTCGCCCGCCCGCTGTCGGAGTTCGTCTGCGAGAACCGCTGGACTCAGCACACCCGGACTGCCGACAGCTAG
- a CDS encoding phosphatase PAP2 family protein, translating to MTRPRTRPAVCIALAAALVYALMWVGYAQDWHWQQRMDWSLLDGARDAAVNHPFWVRFWADVSFALGPVPLRVLGAVAALAALVMRRVRAALLLLACAPLSGLVTVAAKALADRPRPSTMLVAAAETSFPSGHALEVTAALCAGLSLALPAMSRLPRRVAVSAVALSVLAAGASRVALNVHYPSDVLAGWSLGYLYFLLCVMVIRPAGAERSRNRWDADDLVTAR from the coding sequence ATGACCCGACCCCGGACCCGTCCGGCCGTGTGCATCGCCCTGGCCGCGGCGCTGGTCTACGCGCTGATGTGGGTGGGATATGCCCAGGACTGGCACTGGCAGCAGCGCATGGATTGGTCGCTGCTGGACGGCGCGCGGGACGCCGCGGTCAACCACCCGTTCTGGGTGCGTTTCTGGGCTGACGTCTCCTTCGCGCTGGGCCCGGTCCCGTTGCGGGTGCTGGGCGCGGTGGCGGCACTGGCCGCCCTGGTCATGCGCCGGGTGCGGGCGGCGCTGCTGCTGTTGGCCTGCGCGCCGCTGAGCGGACTGGTGACCGTTGCGGCCAAGGCGCTGGCGGACCGGCCGCGGCCGTCGACCATGCTGGTGGCCGCCGCCGAGACCTCCTTTCCGTCCGGGCATGCGCTGGAAGTGACGGCCGCGCTGTGCGCGGGGTTGTCGCTGGCGTTGCCGGCGATGAGCCGGCTGCCGCGCCGCGTCGCGGTGTCGGCGGTGGCGCTGAGCGTGCTGGCGGCCGGGGCCTCCCGGGTGGCGCTGAACGTGCACTACCCGTCCGACGTGTTGGCCGGATGGTCGCTGGGCTACCTGTATTTCCTGTTGTGCGTCATGGTCATTCGCCCCGCCGGCGCGGAGCGCTCCCGAAATCGGTGGGACGCGGACGATTTGGTCACGGCGCGGTGA
- a CDS encoding L,D-transpeptidase family protein produces MRRLLALLSASACAFFASLAFAPMSAAAGAPWFANAVGNATQVVSVMSTGGSNATMDIYQRSAAGWQALRTGIPTHVGSAGMAPQAKSGVPATPMGVYTLDSAFGTAPNPGTGLPYTQVGPNHWWSGDDHSPTFNSMQVCQKAQCPFNTAESENLQIPQYKHAVVMGVNKNKTPGGGAAFFFHTTDGKPTEGCVAVDDAQLVSIMKWLRPGAVIAITQ; encoded by the coding sequence ATGCGCCGACTGCTCGCTTTGCTGTCCGCTTCGGCGTGCGCGTTTTTCGCGTCCCTGGCGTTCGCGCCGATGAGTGCCGCCGCGGGCGCCCCCTGGTTCGCCAACGCCGTCGGCAATGCCACGCAGGTGGTTTCGGTGATGAGCACCGGCGGGTCGAACGCAACGATGGACATCTATCAGCGCTCGGCCGCCGGCTGGCAGGCGCTGCGGACCGGCATTCCCACGCACGTCGGCTCGGCGGGCATGGCGCCGCAGGCCAAGAGCGGGGTGCCGGCCACCCCGATGGGTGTCTACACCCTGGACTCCGCGTTCGGCACCGCTCCGAATCCCGGTACGGGACTGCCGTATACGCAGGTGGGGCCCAACCACTGGTGGAGCGGCGACGACCACAGCCCCACCTTCAACTCCATGCAGGTGTGTCAGAAGGCGCAGTGCCCGTTCAACACCGCCGAAAGCGAGAATCTGCAGATCCCGCAGTACAAGCACGCGGTCGTGATGGGCGTCAACAAGAACAAGACCCCCGGCGGGGGTGCGGCGTTCTTCTTCCACACCACCGACGGCAAGCCCACCGAGGGGTGTGTCGCGGTCGACGACGCTCAGCTGGTGTCGATCATGAAATGGCTGCGGCCCGGCGCCGTGATCGCCATCACCCAGTAA
- a CDS encoding nuclear transport factor 2 family protein: protein MCCNDLMTPHDLADIEAIKQVKYRYLRALDTKHWDDFADTLAEDIKADYGPSIGNELHFTNRDDLVEYMRTSLPANVITEHRVTHPDIVVSGDTATGSWYLQDRVIVADLNFMLIGAAFYKDQYRRTDGGWKISGTGYDRTYDATMSLEGLNFTLKPGRAIAGVD, encoded by the coding sequence GTGTGCTGCAATGACCTGATGACCCCTCACGATCTCGCCGACATCGAAGCCATCAAGCAGGTGAAGTACCGGTATTTGCGCGCGCTGGACACCAAGCACTGGGACGACTTCGCCGACACGCTCGCCGAGGACATCAAGGCCGACTACGGACCGTCCATCGGCAACGAGTTGCACTTCACCAACCGCGACGACCTGGTGGAGTACATGCGCACGTCGCTGCCCGCCAACGTCATCACCGAACACCGGGTGACCCACCCCGACATCGTCGTCAGCGGCGACACCGCCACCGGCAGTTGGTATCTGCAGGACCGGGTCATCGTCGCCGACCTCAATTTCATGCTGATCGGTGCGGCGTTCTACAAGGACCAATACCGGCGCACCGACGGCGGCTGGAAGATCAGCGGCACCGGCTACGACCGAACCTACGACGCCACAATGTCTTTGGAGGGCCTGAACTTCACGCTCAAGCCCGGCCGTGCCATTGCGGGCGTCGACTGA
- a CDS encoding TetR/AcrR family transcriptional regulator: protein MSIAAAQSAGGPAGPTRRTSAPRKRGDDTRARIIDETVRCITEEGFAAATAKHVAERAGVTWGVIQYHFGDRNGLLMAVVDDGVDRLIESLSSADVRELPLRTRIEVVVDTAWSCYSSPTSMAAFEILRATRGGPGESPRRHLLEMNAAIGQLGLLITDDPANAGVAEVIWATLRGVVLAQMVTGTAIDWSLERRALIDMVTRVLQ from the coding sequence ATGTCTATTGCCGCAGCTCAAAGCGCCGGAGGCCCGGCCGGCCCCACCCGGCGCACCAGCGCGCCGCGCAAGCGCGGCGACGACACCCGCGCGCGGATCATCGACGAGACGGTCCGCTGCATCACCGAGGAAGGCTTCGCCGCGGCCACCGCCAAGCATGTGGCCGAACGCGCGGGCGTGACGTGGGGGGTCATCCAGTATCACTTCGGCGATCGCAACGGCCTGCTGATGGCCGTCGTGGACGACGGGGTGGACCGGCTGATCGAGAGCCTGTCGTCCGCCGATGTCCGCGAGCTGCCGCTGCGGACGCGCATCGAGGTGGTCGTCGACACCGCGTGGAGCTGCTACAGCAGTCCGACGTCGATGGCGGCGTTCGAGATCCTGCGGGCCACCCGCGGCGGCCCGGGCGAGTCGCCGCGGCGTCATCTGCTGGAGATGAACGCCGCTATCGGGCAGCTGGGGCTCCTCATCACCGACGATCCGGCGAATGCCGGTGTGGCCGAGGTTATCTGGGCCACGCTGCGCGGTGTGGTGCTGGCGCAGATGGTCACCGGCACGGCGATCGACTGGAGCCTGGAGCGACGCGCGCTGATCGACATGGTCACCCGTGTGCTGCAATGA
- a CDS encoding Hsp70 family protein, whose translation MYDPLGLSIGTTNLVAARNEGPPVSRRSVLTLYPHCAPKVGLPEENSYLSEPGTMMKGFVERIGDSVALVSADGSAHDPELLTVEALDAMVCAAGADASSSEISIAVPAYWKPVTVQALRDALRTHVGFVRSGMAPRLVSDAIASLAAVKSELGLPDDGVVGLLDFGGGGTSATLVNVAGDFELISATMRYAALSGDEIDQELLLRVFEELGRGSGLDPGSTAAVGQLGELREQCRLAKERLSIDVVTEIAAELGGRSCSLTLKRDDLEDLMADRLTGFIYAFDDMLVRYRKNWGDLAAVVTVGGGAHIPLVAERLSIHGRTPVVTPSQPALAAACGALLLAARGEELSLRTRTSMGLLAAANTTGDVVDLGAGDVLVIDDEALTDRELAWSQTEYPGDLRVRFGGEIYDEDGPSGWSMRLNVIEPPRDRPWRRLRLSQLIIGMSALVAMTAIGGVAYTLTGIEHRQAPPAPSVAPRPAPASPLVPRTVVPPPPTAVPPPPSAAPVPSPAPPPAEPPPPPPSPPPPPVVVTTQAPPVYTPRHTAPPSTQPPATTAMTTPPAPTTTTETPPPPSTTTTTTTTVPMTTEWIHVPLLPVPIPVPVPQTQAPQAPQAPQYTPYPQYPQYPGNSQNPFLSPGY comes from the coding sequence ATGTACGACCCACTTGGGTTGTCGATCGGGACCACGAACCTGGTCGCTGCGCGCAACGAAGGCCCACCGGTTAGCCGGCGGTCGGTGCTGACCCTTTATCCGCACTGCGCCCCGAAAGTGGGCTTGCCCGAGGAGAACTCGTACCTTTCCGAGCCCGGAACGATGATGAAGGGCTTTGTCGAGCGCATCGGTGACTCGGTGGCGCTGGTGTCCGCCGACGGGTCCGCGCACGACCCGGAACTGTTGACGGTGGAGGCCCTGGACGCGATGGTGTGCGCCGCGGGCGCCGACGCCTCCTCCTCCGAGATCTCCATCGCCGTGCCCGCGTACTGGAAACCCGTCACCGTTCAGGCGTTGCGCGACGCGCTGCGGACGCATGTGGGATTCGTGCGCAGCGGCATGGCACCCCGGCTGGTCTCGGACGCGATCGCGTCGCTGGCCGCCGTGAAGTCCGAGCTCGGCCTGCCCGACGACGGTGTGGTGGGGCTGCTGGACTTCGGCGGCGGCGGAACCTCGGCGACGCTGGTGAACGTCGCGGGCGACTTCGAACTCATCAGCGCGACAATGCGTTACGCGGCCCTGTCCGGCGACGAGATCGACCAGGAGCTGCTGCTGCGGGTCTTCGAGGAGCTGGGCCGCGGCAGCGGCCTCGACCCCGGCAGCACGGCGGCCGTCGGGCAGCTCGGTGAGCTTCGCGAACAGTGCCGGCTGGCCAAGGAGCGGCTGTCCATCGACGTCGTCACCGAGATCGCCGCCGAGCTCGGCGGGCGCAGCTGCAGCCTGACGCTGAAGCGCGACGATCTCGAAGACCTGATGGCGGATCGGCTGACCGGTTTCATCTACGCCTTCGACGACATGCTGGTGCGCTACCGCAAGAACTGGGGGGACCTCGCGGCGGTGGTGACCGTCGGCGGGGGCGCGCACATTCCGCTTGTCGCCGAACGGCTTTCGATCCACGGGCGGACCCCGGTCGTGACCCCGTCACAGCCGGCGCTGGCAGCGGCGTGCGGCGCGCTGCTGCTGGCGGCCCGCGGTGAAGAGCTGAGCCTGCGCACGCGGACGTCGATGGGACTGCTCGCGGCCGCCAACACCACCGGCGATGTCGTCGACCTCGGGGCCGGTGACGTGCTGGTGATCGACGACGAGGCGCTGACGGACCGCGAGCTGGCGTGGTCGCAGACCGAGTACCCCGGTGACCTGCGGGTGCGGTTCGGCGGCGAAATCTACGACGAGGACGGCCCCTCCGGCTGGTCGATGCGCCTGAACGTGATCGAGCCGCCCCGGGACCGGCCGTGGCGCCGCCTGCGGTTGTCGCAGCTGATCATCGGCATGTCCGCGCTGGTGGCCATGACGGCGATCGGCGGTGTGGCCTACACCCTGACCGGCATCGAACACCGCCAGGCCCCGCCGGCGCCCAGCGTCGCCCCGCGGCCGGCGCCGGCCAGCCCGCTGGTGCCGCGCACCGTCGTGCCGCCTCCCCCCACCGCCGTGCCGCCCCCGCCGAGCGCCGCGCCGGTGCCCAGCCCCGCGCCGCCGCCGGCCGAACCACCGCCACCACCGCCGTCACCACCGCCGCCCCCGGTGGTGGTCACCACGCAGGCGCCGCCCGTCTACACCCCGCGGCACACCGCGCCGCCATCGACGCAGCCGCCGGCCACGACGGCCATGACGACGCCCCCGGCGCCGACGACCACGACCGAGACGCCACCCCCGCCGTCGACCACCACCACGACCACCACGACGGTGCCGATGACCACCGAGTGGATCCACGTTCCGCTGCTGCCGGTGCCCATACCGGTTCCGGTCCCGCAGACGCAGGCACCGCAGGCGCCCCAGGCCCCGCAGTACACCCCGTACCCGCAGTACCCGCAATACCCGGGGAACTCCCAGAACCCGTTTTTGAGCCCGGGCTACTAG
- a CDS encoding DUF7159 family protein — MDIVLGVSMAPGTVRLVVIEGQNADGVTVEQDEFEVGATGGDPVAVGAVDQVLAAIDGTREGALAGGHQLASTGVTWTDADAVGGLREAMARRGMGSVMLVSPLLAAAALAQTVGSALDYQHIAMLFVEPQTATLAVVDVTDGSIVDLHRQQLANPGREPLAAELATMVAGLGARGARADGVFLIGCGTDIVAVKPALEAATPLEVTAPEEPDMALARGAALASANAPLFASSTAALAYALDPGTGEVSPRPLGPTYLDVWGNAEAGALAYSAVADEDDVTPRRRGPMFLAGSALAGIAAVVAGVVLFSLASDRPGSSAPQNPRVSVATPAEQRPAQAPSAPPQAQPPAPAPPPAPAPPPPTVVAAPRPAPAPEQPARQAPVKPPPAAPVYRAPARPAPQYTPPAQRPAPAPPPAAPAPPPPAAPPPPAQPPVTMYLHFPFVTVPIPITPPPPPGR, encoded by the coding sequence GTGGACATCGTGCTTGGGGTCTCGATGGCTCCCGGGACGGTCCGCCTGGTGGTCATCGAGGGCCAGAACGCCGATGGCGTCACCGTCGAACAGGACGAGTTCGAGGTCGGCGCCACCGGCGGCGACCCGGTGGCCGTCGGTGCGGTCGACCAGGTGCTGGCGGCGATCGACGGCACCCGGGAAGGGGCGCTGGCCGGCGGGCATCAGTTGGCGTCGACCGGGGTCACCTGGACGGACGCCGACGCCGTCGGCGGGCTACGCGAGGCGATGGCCCGCCGCGGCATGGGCAGCGTGATGCTGGTGTCGCCGTTGCTGGCCGCGGCCGCGCTGGCCCAGACCGTCGGGTCCGCCCTCGACTACCAGCACATCGCGATGCTGTTCGTGGAACCCCAGACCGCGACGCTGGCCGTCGTCGACGTCACCGACGGCTCCATCGTCGACCTGCACCGCCAGCAGCTGGCGAACCCGGGGCGCGAGCCGCTGGCCGCAGAGCTGGCGACGATGGTCGCCGGCCTGGGCGCGCGGGGGGCTCGGGCGGACGGCGTCTTCCTGATCGGCTGCGGCACGGACATCGTGGCCGTCAAGCCCGCGCTCGAGGCGGCGACCCCGCTCGAGGTGACCGCACCGGAGGAACCGGACATGGCGCTGGCCCGCGGCGCGGCGCTGGCCTCGGCGAACGCGCCGCTGTTCGCCTCGTCCACGGCCGCCCTGGCGTACGCGCTGGATCCGGGCACCGGCGAGGTGAGCCCCCGACCGCTGGGCCCGACCTACCTTGACGTCTGGGGCAACGCGGAGGCCGGGGCGCTGGCCTACAGCGCCGTCGCCGACGAGGACGACGTGACCCCGCGCCGGCGCGGGCCGATGTTCCTCGCCGGCAGCGCGCTGGCCGGGATCGCCGCCGTGGTGGCCGGCGTGGTGCTGTTCTCGCTGGCCTCCGACCGGCCCGGGTCCAGCGCGCCGCAGAACCCGCGGGTCAGCGTCGCCACCCCGGCCGAGCAGCGGCCGGCCCAAGCGCCGAGCGCGCCGCCCCAAGCGCAGCCGCCCGCCCCCGCGCCGCCGCCCGCTCCCGCGCCGCCACCCCCGACCGTGGTGGCCGCCCCGCGGCCGGCCCCCGCCCCCGAGCAGCCCGCGCGGCAAGCCCCGGTCAAGCCGCCGCCGGCGGCACCGGTCTACCGCGCCCCGGCCCGGCCGGCGCCGCAGTACACGCCCCCCGCCCAACGCCCGGCTCCGGCGCCACCCCCGGCGGCCCCGGCCCCGCCGCCGCCCGCCGCGCCGCCGCCGCCCGCTCAGCCCCCGGTGACGATGTACCTGCATTTCCCGTTCGTCACGGTGCCGATTCCGATCACCCCACCGCCACCGCCGGGGCGGTAA
- a CDS encoding DUF3060 domain-containing protein: MAANDDPEDRIRELERPLADAARASEAASAQPAGPGYPPPPAYPPGPAGPPGPAGPPPPPAWTYGDPFGGPPPQRPSGNRMWWIVGTVIVVGVLALAGGIAAFAAHQLSGVRSIISSPPTITDTFGPPAGTSPGGTAPSTTRTKTPRPSTSPTPAPGDRVSVSGIGENRTIACNDNVVSVSGVSNTVVISGHCASLTVSGVQNEITVDAVDSIEASGFNNKVTYHSGTPKVSNSGGSNVVQQG; encoded by the coding sequence ATGGCAGCAAACGACGACCCGGAGGACCGGATCCGGGAACTCGAGCGCCCGCTCGCCGACGCGGCGCGGGCATCCGAAGCGGCTAGCGCGCAACCGGCCGGCCCGGGTTATCCGCCACCACCGGCATACCCGCCCGGCCCGGCGGGCCCGCCCGGCCCGGCGGGGCCGCCGCCGCCGCCGGCGTGGACCTACGGCGACCCCTTCGGGGGCCCGCCGCCGCAGCGTCCGTCGGGCAACCGCATGTGGTGGATCGTGGGCACGGTCATCGTCGTCGGCGTGCTGGCCCTCGCCGGCGGCATCGCCGCCTTTGCGGCACACCAGCTTTCCGGCGTCCGCTCCATCATCAGCTCACCGCCGACCATCACCGACACGTTCGGTCCCCCGGCCGGCACCTCCCCGGGCGGCACGGCCCCGTCGACGACCCGGACCAAGACGCCCAGGCCGTCGACGTCACCGACCCCGGCGCCGGGCGACCGGGTCAGCGTCTCCGGGATCGGCGAAAACCGGACGATCGCGTGCAACGACAACGTGGTCAGCGTCAGCGGCGTGTCCAACACGGTGGTGATCAGCGGCCACTGCGCGAGCCTCACGGTTTCGGGCGTGCAGAACGAGATCACCGTCGACGCCGTCGACAGCATCGAAGCCTCCGGCTTCAACAACAAGGTGACCTACCATTCGGGCACGCCGAAGGTCAGCAACTCCGGGGGCTCGAACGTCGTCCAGCAGGGCTGA
- a CDS encoding NADP-dependent oxidoreductase, whose product MPELPNRQVLLRRRPTGLVQPGDTELVTTPAPEPAEGEALLRTTYVGIDAAARTWLDDQPGYLPPVQLGEVIRAAGIGEVVESRCDAYAVGDVVTTLTGFSEYAIIRDDLFSTPIPGEDDQLAIMSVYGPTGATAYFGMTDIGRPKEGETVVVSAAAGATGSVAGQIAKIAGARVVGIAGGPEKCRAVVEDFGFDACIDYKNDDLAAALKRHCPRRVDVYFDNVGGPILDAVLGRLAPRARVVLCGVISSYLTGEHPGPANYVNLLSKTALMQGFNALDQWGRFDEAFAALRQWEAEGRLRHRETIFDGIESCVDALNGLFTGVNIGKTLVKISEPASR is encoded by the coding sequence GTGCCCGAGTTGCCGAACCGCCAGGTCTTGTTGCGTCGCCGCCCCACGGGTCTGGTCCAGCCCGGTGACACGGAGCTGGTCACCACGCCGGCGCCCGAGCCCGCGGAGGGGGAGGCGCTGCTGCGCACCACCTACGTCGGGATCGACGCCGCGGCGCGCACGTGGCTCGACGACCAGCCCGGTTACCTCCCGCCGGTGCAGCTGGGCGAGGTCATCCGCGCGGCCGGGATCGGCGAGGTGGTCGAGTCGCGCTGCGACGCCTACGCCGTCGGGGATGTCGTCACCACGCTGACCGGTTTCTCCGAGTACGCGATCATCCGCGACGACCTGTTCAGCACGCCCATCCCGGGCGAGGACGACCAGCTGGCGATCATGTCGGTGTACGGGCCGACCGGCGCCACCGCGTATTTCGGGATGACCGACATCGGCCGTCCGAAGGAGGGGGAGACCGTCGTGGTCTCCGCGGCCGCGGGCGCCACCGGATCGGTGGCCGGGCAGATCGCCAAGATCGCCGGCGCCCGGGTGGTGGGGATCGCGGGCGGGCCCGAGAAGTGCCGGGCGGTGGTCGAGGACTTCGGGTTCGACGCGTGCATCGACTACAAGAACGACGACCTCGCGGCGGCGCTCAAGCGGCACTGCCCGCGGCGCGTCGACGTCTACTTCGACAACGTCGGCGGGCCGATCCTCGACGCGGTGCTGGGCCGCTTGGCCCCGCGCGCCCGCGTCGTCCTGTGCGGGGTCATCTCCAGCTACCTGACCGGCGAGCACCCGGGACCGGCCAACTACGTGAACCTGCTCTCCAAGACGGCGTTGATGCAGGGGTTCAACGCCCTCGACCAGTGGGGTCGCTTCGACGAGGCCTTCGCGGCGCTGCGGCAGTGGGAGGCCGAGGGCCGCCTGCGGCACCGGGAAACCATCTTCGACGGCATCGAGTCGTGCGTCGACGCCCTCAACGGCCTGTTCACCGGGGTCAACATCGGGAAGACCCTGGTCAAGATCAGCGAACCGGCCTCCCGCTGA